The nucleotide sequence CATGCTACCAATATTTGTTAGGTTTTCTGTGGAGAACCTTTTTGAATTATTTCCAACAGAGCTTTCTGGTGAGGAGGGGCCAACTGGTCCAAAGGAGAAGGACAATTGGCTAGGTGATGAATATTGCTAGTCATGCATTATGCTATTAGCCATTTCTCTTGAGCTGGATCCAATCATTCTTATGGTAAAGGATTAAGACATCATCTGTATGTCCTAATAACGGTATATTTTCGGATTTTGATTTGGTGTTGTCACAAATTTACGCATTCACGCAGTCGGCACGTCACTGGCCATTGGATCGAGATCAGACGGTGCAGAAAGCGAACAGATTTCGATTTTTGTTTACTCTAAAATTCCAAACTTGAAATCTGGTCCATCCAatctagatccaacggccaccAATGTGTTGACTGTGTGAATGTGTGGGATTTGCGACTCCAGTCTCCAGGCAATccaaattcttttgttttcagTGTGTCACTGATGGTCGATGTGACCAAGATATCATCACCATGTATAAACTGTATGTATAGAAGGTGTATAGGATAGTAGTTACTTATAGCTTTCTTGGTTCACAcgaaaaacaatatatatagcTCCGATGTTTGAGTTGGTTAAAAAGAACATGTATAATTACACAAAAACTTAGAACATGTACAAGGTAGGGCTATTGGTAGCATATACATTTGTGGTCTCTTTGTAAGATAATATTATTGATAGAGGTTGATGGGAGACATGAATGTTTTCATTCGTATTGCTTGTAATGGAATAGGAATGTGCTTGGTTCAGTGTTGTTATATCACATAATATACTTGCATtgcatttgtttgtttgtttgaaatTCATTTCCATCTATTCTGGCTTACAAACTTTACATGTCAACCTATGAAGTAAGGAAATAATATGTTCAATGTGTTTCTACATGTCTAACCAAGTCATAAACCGGATAAATATATTGTTTAAAGAAATTGTACTTTCtttattaattagagttataattagaaaaaagtaattaacattgcattgaaaaatgaaataagtcAATTATTTTGGAGCAAATGtaatgactcagttattttgGGATAGAGGGAGTGTTTTATATAATATCAATGTAggcaaaattatatttattgttctttaatttaatttcaggtaacgatttcattttttatcttttttcacgTAATTTTTGTCCTATTTttagatatgaatttttaagcatcaattttaaaattcatatggAATATGAATGAAggatcatgtatttgaacatttaagttaaagaaaaacaaaatcatagaTACCATATGCAGATTAATCAAAATGACGaaaatgacatgaaaaaaaagttaaatgacGGAATTgttatctgaaattaagatAAAGAACGACGAGAATAATTTTGTCCGAATTGTATTTGATAAAGAGTGTTAAAGCCGATGAGCAACCAAAATATTATTTGCCCACAAatcaaacaattgaaaaaaattgcatgaTTGGCTAAGTGAGGTCATTTTTGTTGAATTCTTTGATTTccaaatgaaattttatattagaCTATTTTGTAGAGTTATAAATGAAGATTGGTATACAATTTCATTCTTATTACAAGTGATAATCATATCAATCATCATGCAGTTTAGAACTCAATAGATATAATTTTGCCCTTGTTCGCGTTGTATATTGCGCTATGATTATTTGACCTTTCAACTTTGGAAAGATAAGCACAATATCTACATTTATATTTCTTGAATGACAACAAAAACCAACTACGTCTACCATCATAGTGAAAGTTCGCTTGAAGATTTGGACGAGTGAAAGCCTCGTCTGAGATTCTCACTTTGAGACTTCCATTCTCGAGTTCTTGATAAAATTTATCTACATACAACCAACTTATTCGAGGATCAATTGAACCAGTATCCTTTTTAGAGCATGGAGCCTTGACAGTTTGTCCTTGACTTATCAATTTTGTACCTGAAAGACAAAAGTTAGTTAGCACGGAATTTTACTATGCTGCTTTATAGAATCAGTATTCTATTACTAACGTAAAAACAAGCACTATCGTGTCTGTCTTTCTACTATTTTATAAAAGTAGCGGACAACTGAAACTCTCGGCCAAGGTTTTTACCTTTTGTTTCCCTGTTTTGAGTTCTTCGTAAGATGATACGAGATACCACCAACTCAACTGGGATTCCGCTATACCTGTATCCTTGATAGAGCAGTGAGCCATAGAGTTTCTCATAGGCTCAACTCAATATTATGACACCTGAAAGACAAAAATCAATATCAGTATTCGTTGTTTAGGTGCTACATCACAGGTTACTGCCACTAAATACCATCGTGAAGTAGCCAGTTTCTTCAAAGATCCTTCATTTTAGAGCTTTGAACATAGGATTGCATTGGACTATTGGAGTATGGACAAACACTgcctaataaaaaaatgtcacaaaaCAGGTAATACTTTCAATCAAAATGATAAAAGCATGATGAAATTGTTTGTAATAACATGCAATGTTTGCGGATTTGAGTTCACTACATTCACGCAATCACATAGTTGTCGACCTGGACTGTCGGATCAAATTTTAGATGACATGTGTTCCTACTTGAATTTTGGCGCACCGAAATGTGGACCGTCCACATCACGTGACTGCGTAAAATGTGTAATTTCTTAGCTGCATGATTCCAGATTTAATGCTTACAATGGATTTCGTCCAATCTAAATTTATTGCAGTCACCAATCTGAGAAGTTATTAAAAATGGATGGATGAGATTCAGATTTTCGTATTTGTGGAAGTCACAATGTGAGTCATCCAATGACTTAAATTCACTAAATTGACTACTAGTCCTAGATTCACCGATAGAGTGAaagtctgtttggattgactaaCATAAACACTTCCAATACcatttgagagagcttatgacATGCCCACAAGTTGTTTTCAgcatattttcataagctctacAGGATAACTTAcatgaaaacagtttgacttaaTTTTATCTGTCATAGAAGTAGCTAGCCTGTACATAAGCATTTATATGATAAGTGCTTGATTATCCAAATTGAGCCTGAACACAACAAGTCCttataaattcaacatcaaGTATGATCAAACATTGATCATCATGAGAATTAAAGTAGAAAATAATGAAATGGggtttatttatataattaagaaTGTGAGATGcatgatgaagaaaaaaagagagaggaAGGAATATTAGATTGAAAGTACTGTGCATGtgagaaattgaaattggaaTTAAAATCAAAACGCTGATTTTTTTGGTGATCACTCAACTTTTTCTACAAGAAGGGTTTGATAATTCAATTAACTCCTCGAAATGTACCAttcaattttaacattttttttagaggagcaATTTCATAGCTTGAACCACACTACAGACTACACAAAAATCATTTATGTGATTGATCTATTATGTAATCAATGCAGGACTTGTAACCAAAGCCCTTCTCTAAACCCTGACCTTATATGAAGTCGAACAATGACTACTCATGCATTCAATGTTATGATCTTCTTCTACTTGGGCTAGGTTGAATTGATATTCAATCCATTTTAattgattgtgtttgttttggtaGGTCATTCAAATGTTGCAACCTTGTTCTGTCTGCTATTGTGCAGGCTGTGATGCAGGATAGGtaggctattttttttttggtaatttggTTTGTTAGCTTGTTTTGGCATGTTGTCTCATGTAAACCTCGGCATAGGCTTCTTAGCTTTTGGTTGGGCTCCTTTCTGTGCTTGTTTTTATTTGGTGGTGTTGGgaggttttgttgattttattggGTGTTCCGCATATATTTGACATCTTGCTTATATGTTTGTCTTTTTGGCTTGTCCACGAATGTTTTTTGTGCGTCTTGCACCCATtcgtcattaataatatttgttgatttaaaaaaaaaaatgttgtaaaaGATAAGAGTAACCAACATCTAGTGCTCTATAATGTATATATTacatttagttttatttttatttttgagggaaTATATTACATATAGTTGTTTGTCTAAGTTATAACTGCTTATtaaaatacatatacatatttctttttataggTATTAAAATACAGATTTAGTTAAGGGCCAATTTAATGAACAAAaagtatttctttttattaatattagtaGTTTTAACTCTTCAACtcatttcttgtcaaaaaaataaaaaaaactcttcaACTCATTTGATTATTTAGTTCAAACTGGTTGAGGCGTTGAGCTACCAAACCCCTCTATCCACTTTTACTTTAATCTATGACAATCGGACACTGTAAATTGTGTGCCACGTCCATTGTTGCATAATAATGcggaaaaacaaaaacaaaacatagaaAGTGTAACCTCTGCGAACCACATTTTAATCAACTTCATGCCATTTGAGTGATTTTTTGGTTTATCCATGAAATAGTTGTTGATTCAATTAAAATCTCAACTTTAACTCAATCAAAATGATTCAACACAAATGATTCGAATATTTGATACACATTACATTAGCATCCACTAAAATCTCAAAGAGATAACGCTATTACAAAAAGGTTAAATACTTGAACATCATAAAGTATAGCAAAAAACTTGAAATAACTCAAGATGAGGCTCAAAAGAAGTAGGGTAAATAAGAATCAAGTGTCAAAATtcatttcataacaaaattatGATTGGAACCATTTCCTAAGCTGTTTAGATTGTTTTTTCTCACCATCATTTCCTTGAGAACCCTTGTGTGAGAACTTGGATCTATATTGTTCTATAAGCATGTCAAGCTTATCTACTGTGTCCTTCCCTACTgaatctttgttcttctttggcCTTTTCCTAGAAACCTTTTCCCCTGCTTGTTCTTGGTTATGCATCTTCCTCTTTCCAAATACTGCGTCTTCTTTCTTACCTGATATTTTCCTATTACTGTCAATGGAACTATTTTTACCTTCATGTAATTTAGCACCATGATTCTGGCCATCTTGGTTATTTTTTAGCTTCCTTGCCGAAGAAGCTTTTGGACTTTCTTTCGATGAGATCACATCGGTATTTGTACTCTTGGGGTCCCCTTTCTGTCTTTTGGATTTGCCTCCTTGAGGAGATTTTCCATTTGGCACTCTACCACCGTGTTCACTATTTGAATCTGGTGCCAAGTCTTTTGCTGGTTTGCCATGCTCTTGAGATTTTCGTTTTCTGTCAGTTCCATGTGTGTAAACTCCCGCATTGTTGGGTTTATCATTTTCGTTTCTGCTGTTGCCATTGTGAGGAGCCCGCTGCTGATACTGTAGCTTTTCGTTACGAAGTTTCAATTTCTGGATATTATCAAGAGCAAACTCCACAATTGGCCGATGTTCAGGACCAAAGGTTTCTGTGGTCAATGAAAGACAACATTATATTACGAGAAAAACACAGCACACCGCACATAGAAATGCTAGCAATACACTTTTTTGAACACACTTCTCCGTACACATTTTATGattgattcatttttatttttatttttattttggaagcGTTCAATTTATGGGGCCAGTGGACAATTTTAACAAAGCTAGTATATTCACACAGCTAATATCTTCACAATTGAGAAATGGGTGTAATTGTTTTTTACCAGGATTATTGTTAAGAACTCTCAAAGCAACAAGAGCATGTTGATGCTCTGAAAATTCAAGAAAAGCGACTCCACGGGAATACTGCTGTTCTTGAGTAGCCTTTCCTTTCCTGCCATCTTTCAAAATCTTTATCTGCAAAGTACATTTGTAACATTCAAAACATAATGGAAATCATAAAGCTATAcagaaacaataataataatcgaCAACTTCAAGTCATGACCTATTTAACCAACCTGCCGAATTACAGGTATTTGCTTGGTAGCTCTAGAGATGACTGCATCAATGCAAAGCGTCTTAAGTTGTTTTTCAGTCATTGACTTTGGTAAGTTGTAGATAACAAGTCTAGTTtttgaaacatgaaaatttgGAGATTGAAGCTTCgtcttctttttcctttccaaactataaatatttcacaaatAACAATGTAAGATCACTACAATCAGTTACAGGAATTATACTAAAGCAGAAAAATAACAATAACTTTACCACCCCAGTATGGAAGATCGAATACAGcacaaaataataaagaaatgaGAATAGTAAAGTGGATGTAGCAATGATACATACACagaaaataaatgtcatttacACTCAAAAGTCAACCATAAAATACTCACTTTTTGCGTTTTGACATATCAGTGGCTGAAACCCCTTCGGCAGCTGGAGTTCCGTCAAGAATAAGTCCCTCCTATTAATTACAATTTAAAAGAATACGATTACTCTCCTATTGCATATCAGCTACCATAGCCTGGAACACGAGGTACAGAGGAGAATACAAACCTTCGCCAAGTAAAGATTGCGGTGGTCttgaacttcatttttttctttctcctgtTCCTTGTCATGAGCCGATTTCTTGTCCAGAGCCTTTAAAACCTTTAATGGTCTACCCTTTACCAAAATACCCATCCCAGAAGCAGTATTGGCAGTTGAAATTGCATTATCAGCTGCTTCCGCGGTTTTAAACTTAAGAAAACCAGTCCCTCGTGGACGCCTGCATTGAGTAATAGAGGAGTATGAATAATAATCTGTGTAACACAGacacacaaaaaatattgttctagGACATACTTGGTCACTTGGTGGAGAACAGGAGCAAAATATTCTACTTCACCAAATGCAGAAAACCGTTGCTTCAGTTCTTCGGTATCTAATTCAAAGGGAAGATTGGTTATAAAAACTGTTCTGTGCAAATCATCTTCTGTTTCCTTGGAAGTTTCAGGCTTAGAAATATCTGAAACCTTGTCGGACTCTTTAGATGTTTTACTATCTGCACCCTTAACAGTTTCCTTGGATTTTGGCTTGTTCTTTTCTTCAGAAGACACGGAATCGTTATTTACAGATTCGTCTTTGGCAGAGGATGTAATCAAGTTGTTAAGAACTTTTCTTGCAATGTCTGCTTCCTTGTCAAAATCATCTTCAGAAGGAACATCTTCCTCCACAACACTATCAATGTCACTATCATCTCCTTGATCAGATTTTTTGTCAGTATTCTCAAGATCATCCTCAGTAGTTGTACTACCATCTTCATCTGTCACCTTTTGTTGTCCTAAAGAAAGCATAACAGATGTCTTATTTTAATAGTTTGAAACAGAGTTAAGACAGAGTTAAATGATGTCTTGTTTAAATAGTTTGACCACATATTGTTCTTATGTCGGGTACATATTTCAAAGACAATgaacttcaaataaaaataattaaaagatgtCTTGTTTAAATAGTTTGAGCACATATTGTTCTAGTGTTGGGAACATATTTCACAGACAATgaacttcaaataaaaattaataactgTTATACCCAGGAACATGTGTACATTCTGcagataaatgatttaaaaaacaactaaaaaaacaaacaatagtTGGTAGCAAAACACAATTTGCTATTGTTGTATTGTTTCTCTTACTGTTGTGTGTGCATTGGTTGAGACTGCACCAGTGTCTTATACCCCTCCCGGTAGTGCAGTCTAGCTGCCTTCACAGAACATTTTGTagctatgatgcatggacagcCCTGGATTTAGGCGAGTCCACCCTTCAGAAATGGACAACCATAGGATACTTATCAGACACCTCAtttaaaaaagtactttttgGCTGTTCCGACGTGGTGAGGTCACTGTTATGGTGAAGGGACGCCTTCTTCATGATGTATTGTGCCTATTGTTTATAGTTTTGTTGCGGTAGTTTGTAATTTGTTGTGGATATTTGTATCAGACACCTTCAtttaaaaaagtactttttgGCTGTTTCGACGTGGTGAGGTCACTGTTATGATGTATTGTGCCTATTGTTTATACTTTTGTTGCGGTAGTTTGTAATTTGTTGTGGATATTTGTATCAGACACCTcattaaaataagtaattttttatgttgaatttcaccttttttttttatctttaatcaGTAAtgcttatttattatatttatgtatatgtGGCAGTCTtccattttctctctatttctttcAGTCTCTTACCTTCTATAAATCTAAGACCCGGAATTTCATCAATAggattttttgggttaataggcttttaccccccTCCAGCCCAGCCATTTGGGGGTCTTTTGGTATACccccctacaaaaaaaaaaaaaaacttggagattcccccttgtaaaatgaagattctttggtttACACCCCTGATGTCATCTGACTGGATTAATGAGCTGATGTGACACGCTGACTGTGTAGTAATGGGTGGCACTGACacgtcataattttttattttttatttttaaaattatgttaaaaagatgaaatacctaaaatacccttaatgataaattaaaaaaaaaaatcccatttCTTTCTCTCCTTCTCCAGCGTAAATccccttctctcttctctcccacCTTCTCTgtttatcttctttcttttcttcttccttctattatcttcatcattctcttctctattctcttcttccttctattcTCTCCCACCTTCTCTCTTTTTGttattccttttcttcttccttctcttctctctatttcttttcttccaGATCATACCCTCCACCCC is from Medicago truncatula cultivar Jemalong A17 chromosome 1, MtrunA17r5.0-ANR, whole genome shotgun sequence and encodes:
- the LOC11426394 gene encoding RNA-binding protein 28 isoform X2 — translated: MGKKNKAMKENSDGTVKQCPLTLFVSNLPYSFTNSQLEQTFSEVGPVRRCFMVTQKGSTQHRGFGYVQFAVEKDANQAIELKNSSLVGDRKIVVKHAIPRPPRENRRSKPDQEGNEGDLTESKNDDKDSELSGAEKPVSVPKEPKEEVKVLDKPKNSRKPVEIKKAALCNDAADEGGGSEKQKVARTVIFGGLVNSAMAEDVHRQAREIGTVCSIKHPLSRNDLQQHGLLQEGCTFNASAVLYTSVKSARASVATLHKKEIGGGTVWARQLGGEGAKTQKWKLIVRNLPFKAKENEIRDAFSSAGTVWEVFIPQKSDTGLSKGFAFVKFTCKQDAENAIRKLNGSKFGSRLIAVDWAVPKKIFSSDTNDAPASEEGQQKVTDEDGSTTTEDDLENTDKKSDQGDDSDIDSVVEEDVPSEDDFDKEADIARKVLNNLITSSAKDESVNNDSVSSEEKNKPKSKETVKGADSKTSKESDKVSDISKPETSKETEDDLHRTVFITNLPFELDTEELKQRFSAFGEVEYFAPVLHQVTKRPRGTGFLKFKTAEAADNAISTANTASGMGILVKGRPLKVLKALDKKSAHDKEQEKEKNEVQDHRNLYLAKEGLILDGTPAAEGVSATDMSKRKNLERKKKTKLQSPNFHVSKTRLVIYNLPKSMTEKQLKTLCIDAVISRATKQIPVIRQIKILKDGRKGKATQEQQYSRGVAFLEFSEHQHALVALRVLNNNPETFGPEHRPIVEFALDNIQKLKLRNEKLQYQQRAPHNGNSRNENDKPNNAGVYTHGTDRKRKSQEHGKPAKDLAPDSNSEHGGRVPNGKSPQGGKSKRQKGDPKSTNTDVISSKESPKASSARKLKNNQDGQNHGAKLHEGKNSSIDSNRKISGKKEDAVFGKRKMHNQEQAGEKVSRKRPKKNKDSVGKDTVDKLDMLIEQYRSKFSHKGSQGNDGEKKQSKQLRKWFQS
- the LOC11426394 gene encoding RNA-binding protein 28 isoform X1; its protein translation is MGKKNKAMKENSDGTVKQCPLTLFVSNLPYSFTNSQLEQTFSEVGPVRRCFMVTQKGSTQHRGFGYVQFAVEKDANQAIELKNSSLVGDRKIVVKHAIPRPPRENRRSKPDQEGNEGDLTESKNDDKDSELSGAEKPVSVPKEPKEEEVKVLDKPKNSRKPVEIKKAALCNDAADEGGGSEKQKVARTVIFGGLVNSAMAEDVHRQAREIGTVCSIKHPLSRNDLQQHGLLQEGCTFNASAVLYTSVKSARASVATLHKKEIGGGTVWARQLGGEGAKTQKWKLIVRNLPFKAKENEIRDAFSSAGTVWEVFIPQKSDTGLSKGFAFVKFTCKQDAENAIRKLNGSKFGSRLIAVDWAVPKKIFSSDTNDAPASEEGQQKVTDEDGSTTTEDDLENTDKKSDQGDDSDIDSVVEEDVPSEDDFDKEADIARKVLNNLITSSAKDESVNNDSVSSEEKNKPKSKETVKGADSKTSKESDKVSDISKPETSKETEDDLHRTVFITNLPFELDTEELKQRFSAFGEVEYFAPVLHQVTKRPRGTGFLKFKTAEAADNAISTANTASGMGILVKGRPLKVLKALDKKSAHDKEQEKEKNEVQDHRNLYLAKEGLILDGTPAAEGVSATDMSKRKNLERKKKTKLQSPNFHVSKTRLVIYNLPKSMTEKQLKTLCIDAVISRATKQIPVIRQIKILKDGRKGKATQEQQYSRGVAFLEFSEHQHALVALRVLNNNPETFGPEHRPIVEFALDNIQKLKLRNEKLQYQQRAPHNGNSRNENDKPNNAGVYTHGTDRKRKSQEHGKPAKDLAPDSNSEHGGRVPNGKSPQGGKSKRQKGDPKSTNTDVISSKESPKASSARKLKNNQDGQNHGAKLHEGKNSSIDSNRKISGKKEDAVFGKRKMHNQEQAGEKVSRKRPKKNKDSVGKDTVDKLDMLIEQYRSKFSHKGSQGNDGEKKQSKQLRKWFQS